A stretch of Anoplopoma fimbria isolate UVic2021 breed Golden Eagle Sablefish chromosome 4, Afim_UVic_2022, whole genome shotgun sequence DNA encodes these proteins:
- the LOC129090354 gene encoding centrosome and spindle pole associated protein 1-like isoform X1, with protein sequence MSGHRSMEMDDELENFIREHKARMAEDKASLEQDPPYMEIKAKPHRAYESTAKENIPPRSIAQEKEESCTVGLPLGVEYERKKQRLQHELRMDYRRYMAQKKHFGHAEPGPLIRLNNRRSIKQHLLENQAGVLPKQRPPSRRDAATLTEDSRGPHRALRLAEVKTLCPDTDQERSTELPRHCDRQGKPLDQDSEEEEEGEEEEEEEYFKELELMEGRRRRHIGVEASYEKRRFYKTDGREQREILVGRGSRALTNNEDVEFATGLKIGAADTEDALQRRKERYRQELQEQIAEQHRNKKREKDMELKVAATGANDPEKQVSRHPTTNSHLVWPDRIRQFGLCRRETHQFLEPSATGESETSSRGLPHNVKMGVRDRETPLPPPEQPHVAFQSPLLEYSSALSLGGGGLSPHSQPAAPSFPRATDTPRIPLFPPHPPSALSEAYRSPYGEPHHYYGTRNLLDPNMAYYGHLSVPPVSYWNVPAGGSLPSQFGNHSPHSQHSGSSFPEPPIMPSSEAATVDSHIRVFPSDRSRSSRERIVSYREALKQQIQQQQEQRRLDREEKERYEAQLEADMKNHQPWGRGGGGAPLRDSAGNLIADLNQMHKLNEEAYINPEQWQRRATASVTARRAELPDPNERVSGTVAECSSHDTSERLSGFTHVQTPQFARGNVFPNQPTQQQLNEQDKYKAYLKQQIDEKMLKKAEEREQIRLEEEKEEKRLAEQRARIQREFDEEQERKKRKEMEQKAKNEELIQLAEQRKKEMERKKNEAEENERAALRRRYEMERQARVEEVYREPSPPIPTLQKRHGLHQYTPRPPSANSQHSTAPLSERSLSGLQSPPVPARRNQLRAAGDQRDLFSELSALRRHLRSEEKRLEGRLQQVDWEELDSPLSDRSDPASLLLHRERPQVDVFDMARLRLQAPVRRPNSRNTEPRNLQRIHDSLQLKCTDAESRLGFREVPKQEEVGVAGRRRRGYSDLPFSSQRSTVQDDYCDLSPPQQNDYLRSVMGRSARGSLLASESAFIDPLGEAFPERRTPEQEKAPMLSARERRRLSKRPQHPQDRASSSRPFGQQDDYSALTGDRQEAEPRGERGSRDRSGRLMSISRRSNAAGPADLSDAGSSPPRFSLHSHNRRGSVETPSTDIWMRPGTLDKLKCLDRPSRRERLAT encoded by the exons ATGTCGGGACATCGCTCAATG GAGATGGATGACGAGCTGGAGAACTTCATCAGGGAGCACAAGGCGAGAATGGCCGAGGATAAAGCCAGTTTGGAACAAGACCCTCCGTACATGGAAATAAAG GCAAAACCCCACAGAGCCTATGAGTCCACTGCTAAGGAGAACATCCCTCCCAGGTCTATTGCACAGGAGAAAG AGGAGAGCTGCACCGTGGGTCTACCACTCGGTGTAGAGTACGAGAGGAAGAAACAGAGGCTGCAGCATGAACTCCGTATGGACTACAGGCGCTACATGGCTCAG aaaaaacactttggcCATGCAGAGCCTGGACCATTAATTCGCCTCAATAACAGGAGATCAATCAAG CAACACCTGCTTGAAAACCAGGCAGGTGTTCTTCCCAAACAGCGACCGCCCTCCCGGAGGGATGCAGCCACTCTGACAGAGGACAGCAGGGGACCACACAGGGCTTTGCGCCTCGCTGAGGTTAAGACCCTCTGCCCTGACACGGACCAGGAGCGGTCGACAGAACTTCCCAGGCACTGTGACAGGCAGGGGAAGCCTCTGGACCAGGActccgaggaggaggaggagggggaggaggaggaggaggaggaatactTCAAGGAGCTGGAACTGATGGAAGGAAGAAGGCGCAGACATATAGGGGTCGAGGCCAGTTATGAGAAGAGACGATTCTATAAGACTGATGGCAG GGAGCAGAGGGAGATTCTTGTAGGCAGGGGATCAAGAGCACTGACCAACAATGAGGATGTGGAGTTTGCCACTGGCCTTAAAATAG GAGCAGCCGATACAGAAGATGCCTtacagaggaggaaggagcgCTACAGACAGGAGCTGCAGGAGCAGATAGCTGAACAGCACAGGAACAAGAAGAG GGAGAAAGACATGGAGCTGAAAGTTGCTGCAACTGGGGCAAATGATCCTGAGAAACAGGTCAGCAGGCATCCGACAACCAACTCTCATTTAGTTTGG CCGGACCGAATCAGACAGTTTGGACTGTGCAGAAGAGAAACTCATCAGTTCTTGGAGCCTTCAGCAACAGGAGAGAGTGAGACCTCATCCAGAGGTCTCCCTCATAATGTGAAGATGGGTGTTCGAGACAGAGagactcctcttcctcctcccgaGCAGCCCCATGTGGCCTTCCAGTCCCCTCTGCTGGAGTACAGCTCCGCCCTGAGCCTGGGGGGAGGAGGTCTGTCGCCCCACAGCCAGCCTGCTGCCCCCTCCTTCCCCAGAGCCACGGACACTCCCAG AATCcccttgtttcctcctcatcctccttcaGCTCTCAGTGAAGCCTACAGGAGTCCGTATGGAGAACCCCATCACTACTACGGCACCAGAAACCTGCTGGACCCCAACATGGCCTACT ATGGTCACTTGTCTGTTCCTCCCGTGTCTTACTGGAATGTACCAGCGGGGGGGTCTCTGCCCAGCCAGTTTGGTAACCACAGCCCTCACAGCCAGCACAGTGGCAGCAGCTTCCCTGAGCCTCCGATCAT GCCTAGCAGTGAGGCTGCCACTGTGGACTCCCACATCAGGGTTTTCCCCTCAGACAGATCCAGATCATCCAGGGAGAGGATTGTGAGCTACAGGGAGGCTTTGAAACAACAG ATCCAGCAGCAACAGGAACAGAGGCGTTTGGAtagggaggagaaggagcgcTACGAGGCCCAGCTGGAGGCCGACATGAAGAACCACCAGCCGTGGGGTCGAGGCGGAGGAGGAGCCCCGCTCAGAGACAGCGCTGGAAACCTGATCG CTGACCTCAACCAGATGCACAAACTGAATGAGGAGGCCTACATCAACCCGGAGCAGTGGCAGAGGAGAGCCACGGCCTCCGTGACGGCCCGCCGGGCAGAGCTCCCCGACCCCAACGAGAGGGTCTCCGGTACTGTAGCAGAGTGCAGTAGCCATGACACTAGTGAGAGGCTCTCTG GTTTCACCCATGTCCAAACCCCCCAGTTTGCCAGAGGCAATGTGTTTCCCAACCAGCCCACCCAACAACAGCTCAACGAGCAGGACAAGTACAAAGCTTACCTCAAACAGCAG ATTGATgagaaaatgctgaaaaaagcGGAGGAGAGGGAACAGAtaagactggaggaggagaaagaggagaagaggctGGCGGAGCAGAGGGCCCGCATCCAGAGGGAGTTTGATGAAGAGCAAGAGAGGAAGAAACGGAAGGAAATGGAG CAAAAGGCCAAGAATGAAGAGCTGATTCAACTGGCCgaacagaggaagaaggagatggagagaaagaagaatgaGGCGGAGGAGAATGAGAGGGCAGCACTGAGGAGGCGGTATgagatggagaggcaggctcgggtggaggag GTGTACAGGGAGCCCTCACCTCCGATCCCCACCCTGCAGAAGAGACATGGACTACACCAGTACACCCCCAGACCCCCCTCTGCTAACAGCCAGCATTCAACGGCCCCCCTGTCT GAGCGCTCTCTGTCTGGTCTCCAGTCCCCTCCCGTCCCTGCTCGGAGGAACCAGCTCCGAGCTGCAG gtgaCCAGCGTGACTTGTTCAGCGAGCTGTCGGCGCTGCGTCGGCACCTTCGCAGTGAAGAGAAGCGTCTGGAGGGTCGTCTGCAGCAGGTCGACTGGGAGGAGTTAGACTCTCCTCTGAGTGACAGGTCAGACCCGGCGTCCCTTTTACT ACATCGGGAGCGCCCCCAGGTGGACGTGTTCGACATGGCCAGGCTGCGGCTCCAGGCTCCCGTCCGACGGCCGAACTCCAGAAACACGGAGCCCCGGAACCTGCAGAGAATCCACGACTCCCTTCAGCTCAAATGCACCG ACGCAGAGTCCAGGCTTGGCTTCAGAGAGGTTCCGAAGCAGGAGGAAGTGGGTGTGGCCGgcaggaggaggcggggctacAGCGATCTGCCTTTCAGCAGCCAGAGGTCTACAGTCCAGGACG ATTATTGTGACCTGTCCCCCCCACAGCAAAATGATTATCTG AGGAGTGTGATGGGGAGGTCTGCCAGAGGTTCTCTGCTGGCGTCAGAGAGCGCTTTCATTG ACCCTCTAGGTGAGGCCTTTCCAGAGCGCCGCACCCCAGAGCAGGAGAAAGCCCCCATGCTGTCAgccagggagaggaggaggctgtcCAAACGGCCACAGCACCCTCAG GATCGAGCCTCCTCCAGTCGGCCCTTTGGCCAACAGGACGACTACTCCGCCCTCACAGGTGACAGACAGGAAGCGGAGCCCCGTGGCGAGAGGGGGAGCCGGGACAGGTCAGGTCGTCTGATGTCCATCAGTCGCCGTAGCAACGCAGCGG gACCAGCGGATCTGTCCGACGCAGGCTCCTCCCCTCCCCGCTTTTCTCTTCACAGTCATAACCGCCGAGGCTCTGTGGAAACGCCCTCTACAGATATCTGGATGCGGCCGGGAACGTTGGACAAACTGAAATGTTTGGACCGACCATCGAGGAGGGAGCGGTTGGCAACGTAG
- the LOC129090354 gene encoding centrosome and spindle pole associated protein 1-like isoform X5, whose translation MSGHRSMEMDDELENFIREHKARMAEDKASLEQDPPYMEIKAKPHRAYESTAKENIPPRSIAQEKEESCTVGLPLGVEYERKKQRLQHELRMDYRRYMAQKKHFGHAEPGPLIRLNNRRSIKQHLLENQAGVLPKQRPPSRRDAATLTEDSRGPHRALRLAEVKTLCPDTDQERSTELPRHCDRQGKPLDQDSEEEEEGEEEEEEEYFKELELMEGRRRRHIGVEASYEKRRFYKTDGREQREILVGRGSRALTNNEDVEFATGLKIGAADTEDALQRRKERYRQELQEQIAEQHRNKKREKDMELKVAATGANDPEKQVSRHPTTNSHLVWPDRIRQFGLCRRETHQFLEPSATGESETSSRGLPHNVKMGVRDRETPLPPPEQPHVAFQSPLLEYSSALSLGGGGLSPHSQPAAPSFPRATDTPRIPLFPPHPPSALSEAYRSPYGEPHHYYGTRNLLDPNMAYYGHLSVPPVSYWNVPAGGSLPSQFGNHSPHSQHSGSSFPEPPIMPSSEAATVDSHIRVFPSDRSRSSRERIVSYREALKQQIQQQQEQRRLDREEKERYEAQLEADMKNHQPWGRGGGGAPLRDSAGNLIADLNQMHKLNEEAYINPEQWQRRATASVTARRAELPDPNERVSGFTHVQTPQFARGNVFPNQPTQQQLNEQDKYKAYLKQQIDEKMLKKAEEREQIRLEEEKEEKRLAEQRARIQREFDEEQERKKRKEMEQKAKNEELIQLAEQRKKEMERKKNEAEENERAALRRRYEMERQARVEEVYREPSPPIPTLQKRHGLHQYTPRPPSANSQHSTAPLSERSLSGLQSPPVPARRNQLRAAGDQRDLFSELSALRRHLRSEEKRLEGRLQQVDWEELDSPLSDRSDPASLLLHRERPQVDVFDMARLRLQAPVRRPNSRNTEPRNLQRIHDSLQLKCTDAESRLGFREVPKQEEVGVAGRRRRGYSDLPFSSQRSTVQDDYCDLSPPQQNDYLRSVMGRSARGSLLASESAFIDPLGEAFPERRTPEQEKAPMLSARERRRLSKRPQHPQDRASSSRPFGQQDDYSALTGDRQEAEPRGERGSRDRSGRLMSISRRSNAAGPADLSDAGSSPPRFSLHSHNRRGSVETPSTDIWMRPGTLDKLKCLDRPSRRERLAT comes from the exons ATGTCGGGACATCGCTCAATG GAGATGGATGACGAGCTGGAGAACTTCATCAGGGAGCACAAGGCGAGAATGGCCGAGGATAAAGCCAGTTTGGAACAAGACCCTCCGTACATGGAAATAAAG GCAAAACCCCACAGAGCCTATGAGTCCACTGCTAAGGAGAACATCCCTCCCAGGTCTATTGCACAGGAGAAAG AGGAGAGCTGCACCGTGGGTCTACCACTCGGTGTAGAGTACGAGAGGAAGAAACAGAGGCTGCAGCATGAACTCCGTATGGACTACAGGCGCTACATGGCTCAG aaaaaacactttggcCATGCAGAGCCTGGACCATTAATTCGCCTCAATAACAGGAGATCAATCAAG CAACACCTGCTTGAAAACCAGGCAGGTGTTCTTCCCAAACAGCGACCGCCCTCCCGGAGGGATGCAGCCACTCTGACAGAGGACAGCAGGGGACCACACAGGGCTTTGCGCCTCGCTGAGGTTAAGACCCTCTGCCCTGACACGGACCAGGAGCGGTCGACAGAACTTCCCAGGCACTGTGACAGGCAGGGGAAGCCTCTGGACCAGGActccgaggaggaggaggagggggaggaggaggaggaggaggaatactTCAAGGAGCTGGAACTGATGGAAGGAAGAAGGCGCAGACATATAGGGGTCGAGGCCAGTTATGAGAAGAGACGATTCTATAAGACTGATGGCAG GGAGCAGAGGGAGATTCTTGTAGGCAGGGGATCAAGAGCACTGACCAACAATGAGGATGTGGAGTTTGCCACTGGCCTTAAAATAG GAGCAGCCGATACAGAAGATGCCTtacagaggaggaaggagcgCTACAGACAGGAGCTGCAGGAGCAGATAGCTGAACAGCACAGGAACAAGAAGAG GGAGAAAGACATGGAGCTGAAAGTTGCTGCAACTGGGGCAAATGATCCTGAGAAACAGGTCAGCAGGCATCCGACAACCAACTCTCATTTAGTTTGG CCGGACCGAATCAGACAGTTTGGACTGTGCAGAAGAGAAACTCATCAGTTCTTGGAGCCTTCAGCAACAGGAGAGAGTGAGACCTCATCCAGAGGTCTCCCTCATAATGTGAAGATGGGTGTTCGAGACAGAGagactcctcttcctcctcccgaGCAGCCCCATGTGGCCTTCCAGTCCCCTCTGCTGGAGTACAGCTCCGCCCTGAGCCTGGGGGGAGGAGGTCTGTCGCCCCACAGCCAGCCTGCTGCCCCCTCCTTCCCCAGAGCCACGGACACTCCCAG AATCcccttgtttcctcctcatcctccttcaGCTCTCAGTGAAGCCTACAGGAGTCCGTATGGAGAACCCCATCACTACTACGGCACCAGAAACCTGCTGGACCCCAACATGGCCTACT ATGGTCACTTGTCTGTTCCTCCCGTGTCTTACTGGAATGTACCAGCGGGGGGGTCTCTGCCCAGCCAGTTTGGTAACCACAGCCCTCACAGCCAGCACAGTGGCAGCAGCTTCCCTGAGCCTCCGATCAT GCCTAGCAGTGAGGCTGCCACTGTGGACTCCCACATCAGGGTTTTCCCCTCAGACAGATCCAGATCATCCAGGGAGAGGATTGTGAGCTACAGGGAGGCTTTGAAACAACAG ATCCAGCAGCAACAGGAACAGAGGCGTTTGGAtagggaggagaaggagcgcTACGAGGCCCAGCTGGAGGCCGACATGAAGAACCACCAGCCGTGGGGTCGAGGCGGAGGAGGAGCCCCGCTCAGAGACAGCGCTGGAAACCTGATCG CTGACCTCAACCAGATGCACAAACTGAATGAGGAGGCCTACATCAACCCGGAGCAGTGGCAGAGGAGAGCCACGGCCTCCGTGACGGCCCGCCGGGCAGAGCTCCCCGACCCCAACGAGAGGGTCTCCG GTTTCACCCATGTCCAAACCCCCCAGTTTGCCAGAGGCAATGTGTTTCCCAACCAGCCCACCCAACAACAGCTCAACGAGCAGGACAAGTACAAAGCTTACCTCAAACAGCAG ATTGATgagaaaatgctgaaaaaagcGGAGGAGAGGGAACAGAtaagactggaggaggagaaagaggagaagaggctGGCGGAGCAGAGGGCCCGCATCCAGAGGGAGTTTGATGAAGAGCAAGAGAGGAAGAAACGGAAGGAAATGGAG CAAAAGGCCAAGAATGAAGAGCTGATTCAACTGGCCgaacagaggaagaaggagatggagagaaagaagaatgaGGCGGAGGAGAATGAGAGGGCAGCACTGAGGAGGCGGTATgagatggagaggcaggctcgggtggaggag GTGTACAGGGAGCCCTCACCTCCGATCCCCACCCTGCAGAAGAGACATGGACTACACCAGTACACCCCCAGACCCCCCTCTGCTAACAGCCAGCATTCAACGGCCCCCCTGTCT GAGCGCTCTCTGTCTGGTCTCCAGTCCCCTCCCGTCCCTGCTCGGAGGAACCAGCTCCGAGCTGCAG gtgaCCAGCGTGACTTGTTCAGCGAGCTGTCGGCGCTGCGTCGGCACCTTCGCAGTGAAGAGAAGCGTCTGGAGGGTCGTCTGCAGCAGGTCGACTGGGAGGAGTTAGACTCTCCTCTGAGTGACAGGTCAGACCCGGCGTCCCTTTTACT ACATCGGGAGCGCCCCCAGGTGGACGTGTTCGACATGGCCAGGCTGCGGCTCCAGGCTCCCGTCCGACGGCCGAACTCCAGAAACACGGAGCCCCGGAACCTGCAGAGAATCCACGACTCCCTTCAGCTCAAATGCACCG ACGCAGAGTCCAGGCTTGGCTTCAGAGAGGTTCCGAAGCAGGAGGAAGTGGGTGTGGCCGgcaggaggaggcggggctacAGCGATCTGCCTTTCAGCAGCCAGAGGTCTACAGTCCAGGACG ATTATTGTGACCTGTCCCCCCCACAGCAAAATGATTATCTG AGGAGTGTGATGGGGAGGTCTGCCAGAGGTTCTCTGCTGGCGTCAGAGAGCGCTTTCATTG ACCCTCTAGGTGAGGCCTTTCCAGAGCGCCGCACCCCAGAGCAGGAGAAAGCCCCCATGCTGTCAgccagggagaggaggaggctgtcCAAACGGCCACAGCACCCTCAG GATCGAGCCTCCTCCAGTCGGCCCTTTGGCCAACAGGACGACTACTCCGCCCTCACAGGTGACAGACAGGAAGCGGAGCCCCGTGGCGAGAGGGGGAGCCGGGACAGGTCAGGTCGTCTGATGTCCATCAGTCGCCGTAGCAACGCAGCGG gACCAGCGGATCTGTCCGACGCAGGCTCCTCCCCTCCCCGCTTTTCTCTTCACAGTCATAACCGCCGAGGCTCTGTGGAAACGCCCTCTACAGATATCTGGATGCGGCCGGGAACGTTGGACAAACTGAAATGTTTGGACCGACCATCGAGGAGGGAGCGGTTGGCAACGTAG
- the LOC129090354 gene encoding centrosome and spindle pole associated protein 1-like isoform X4 translates to MSGHRSMEMDDELENFIREHKARMAEDKASLEQDPPYMEIKAKPHRAYESTAKENIPPRSIAQEKEESCTVGLPLGVEYERKKQRLQHELRMDYRRYMAQKKHFGHAEPGPLIRLNNRRSIKQHLLENQAGVLPKQRPPSRRDAATLTEDSRGPHRALRLAEVKTLCPDTDQERSTELPRHCDRQGKPLDQDSEEEEEGEEEEEEEYFKELELMEGRRRRHIGVEASYEKRRFYKTDGREQREILVGRGSRALTNNEDVEFATGLKIGAADTEDALQRRKERYRQELQEQIAEQHRNKKREKDMELKVAATGANDPEKQPDRIRQFGLCRRETHQFLEPSATGESETSSRGLPHNVKMGVRDRETPLPPPEQPHVAFQSPLLEYSSALSLGGGGLSPHSQPAAPSFPRATDTPRIPLFPPHPPSALSEAYRSPYGEPHHYYGTRNLLDPNMAYYGHLSVPPVSYWNVPAGGSLPSQFGNHSPHSQHSGSSFPEPPIMPSSEAATVDSHIRVFPSDRSRSSRERIVSYREALKQQIQQQQEQRRLDREEKERYEAQLEADMKNHQPWGRGGGGAPLRDSAGNLIADLNQMHKLNEEAYINPEQWQRRATASVTARRAELPDPNERVSGTVAECSSHDTSERLSGFTHVQTPQFARGNVFPNQPTQQQLNEQDKYKAYLKQQIDEKMLKKAEEREQIRLEEEKEEKRLAEQRARIQREFDEEQERKKRKEMEQKAKNEELIQLAEQRKKEMERKKNEAEENERAALRRRYEMERQARVEEVYREPSPPIPTLQKRHGLHQYTPRPPSANSQHSTAPLSERSLSGLQSPPVPARRNQLRAAGDQRDLFSELSALRRHLRSEEKRLEGRLQQVDWEELDSPLSDRSDPASLLLHRERPQVDVFDMARLRLQAPVRRPNSRNTEPRNLQRIHDSLQLKCTDAESRLGFREVPKQEEVGVAGRRRRGYSDLPFSSQRSTVQDDYCDLSPPQQNDYLRSVMGRSARGSLLASESAFIDPLGEAFPERRTPEQEKAPMLSARERRRLSKRPQHPQDRASSSRPFGQQDDYSALTGDRQEAEPRGERGSRDRSGRLMSISRRSNAAGPADLSDAGSSPPRFSLHSHNRRGSVETPSTDIWMRPGTLDKLKCLDRPSRRERLAT, encoded by the exons ATGTCGGGACATCGCTCAATG GAGATGGATGACGAGCTGGAGAACTTCATCAGGGAGCACAAGGCGAGAATGGCCGAGGATAAAGCCAGTTTGGAACAAGACCCTCCGTACATGGAAATAAAG GCAAAACCCCACAGAGCCTATGAGTCCACTGCTAAGGAGAACATCCCTCCCAGGTCTATTGCACAGGAGAAAG AGGAGAGCTGCACCGTGGGTCTACCACTCGGTGTAGAGTACGAGAGGAAGAAACAGAGGCTGCAGCATGAACTCCGTATGGACTACAGGCGCTACATGGCTCAG aaaaaacactttggcCATGCAGAGCCTGGACCATTAATTCGCCTCAATAACAGGAGATCAATCAAG CAACACCTGCTTGAAAACCAGGCAGGTGTTCTTCCCAAACAGCGACCGCCCTCCCGGAGGGATGCAGCCACTCTGACAGAGGACAGCAGGGGACCACACAGGGCTTTGCGCCTCGCTGAGGTTAAGACCCTCTGCCCTGACACGGACCAGGAGCGGTCGACAGAACTTCCCAGGCACTGTGACAGGCAGGGGAAGCCTCTGGACCAGGActccgaggaggaggaggagggggaggaggaggaggaggaggaatactTCAAGGAGCTGGAACTGATGGAAGGAAGAAGGCGCAGACATATAGGGGTCGAGGCCAGTTATGAGAAGAGACGATTCTATAAGACTGATGGCAG GGAGCAGAGGGAGATTCTTGTAGGCAGGGGATCAAGAGCACTGACCAACAATGAGGATGTGGAGTTTGCCACTGGCCTTAAAATAG GAGCAGCCGATACAGAAGATGCCTtacagaggaggaaggagcgCTACAGACAGGAGCTGCAGGAGCAGATAGCTGAACAGCACAGGAACAAGAAGAG GGAGAAAGACATGGAGCTGAAAGTTGCTGCAACTGGGGCAAATGATCCTGAGAAACAG CCGGACCGAATCAGACAGTTTGGACTGTGCAGAAGAGAAACTCATCAGTTCTTGGAGCCTTCAGCAACAGGAGAGAGTGAGACCTCATCCAGAGGTCTCCCTCATAATGTGAAGATGGGTGTTCGAGACAGAGagactcctcttcctcctcccgaGCAGCCCCATGTGGCCTTCCAGTCCCCTCTGCTGGAGTACAGCTCCGCCCTGAGCCTGGGGGGAGGAGGTCTGTCGCCCCACAGCCAGCCTGCTGCCCCCTCCTTCCCCAGAGCCACGGACACTCCCAG AATCcccttgtttcctcctcatcctccttcaGCTCTCAGTGAAGCCTACAGGAGTCCGTATGGAGAACCCCATCACTACTACGGCACCAGAAACCTGCTGGACCCCAACATGGCCTACT ATGGTCACTTGTCTGTTCCTCCCGTGTCTTACTGGAATGTACCAGCGGGGGGGTCTCTGCCCAGCCAGTTTGGTAACCACAGCCCTCACAGCCAGCACAGTGGCAGCAGCTTCCCTGAGCCTCCGATCAT GCCTAGCAGTGAGGCTGCCACTGTGGACTCCCACATCAGGGTTTTCCCCTCAGACAGATCCAGATCATCCAGGGAGAGGATTGTGAGCTACAGGGAGGCTTTGAAACAACAG ATCCAGCAGCAACAGGAACAGAGGCGTTTGGAtagggaggagaaggagcgcTACGAGGCCCAGCTGGAGGCCGACATGAAGAACCACCAGCCGTGGGGTCGAGGCGGAGGAGGAGCCCCGCTCAGAGACAGCGCTGGAAACCTGATCG CTGACCTCAACCAGATGCACAAACTGAATGAGGAGGCCTACATCAACCCGGAGCAGTGGCAGAGGAGAGCCACGGCCTCCGTGACGGCCCGCCGGGCAGAGCTCCCCGACCCCAACGAGAGGGTCTCCGGTACTGTAGCAGAGTGCAGTAGCCATGACACTAGTGAGAGGCTCTCTG GTTTCACCCATGTCCAAACCCCCCAGTTTGCCAGAGGCAATGTGTTTCCCAACCAGCCCACCCAACAACAGCTCAACGAGCAGGACAAGTACAAAGCTTACCTCAAACAGCAG ATTGATgagaaaatgctgaaaaaagcGGAGGAGAGGGAACAGAtaagactggaggaggagaaagaggagaagaggctGGCGGAGCAGAGGGCCCGCATCCAGAGGGAGTTTGATGAAGAGCAAGAGAGGAAGAAACGGAAGGAAATGGAG CAAAAGGCCAAGAATGAAGAGCTGATTCAACTGGCCgaacagaggaagaaggagatggagagaaagaagaatgaGGCGGAGGAGAATGAGAGGGCAGCACTGAGGAGGCGGTATgagatggagaggcaggctcgggtggaggag GTGTACAGGGAGCCCTCACCTCCGATCCCCACCCTGCAGAAGAGACATGGACTACACCAGTACACCCCCAGACCCCCCTCTGCTAACAGCCAGCATTCAACGGCCCCCCTGTCT GAGCGCTCTCTGTCTGGTCTCCAGTCCCCTCCCGTCCCTGCTCGGAGGAACCAGCTCCGAGCTGCAG gtgaCCAGCGTGACTTGTTCAGCGAGCTGTCGGCGCTGCGTCGGCACCTTCGCAGTGAAGAGAAGCGTCTGGAGGGTCGTCTGCAGCAGGTCGACTGGGAGGAGTTAGACTCTCCTCTGAGTGACAGGTCAGACCCGGCGTCCCTTTTACT ACATCGGGAGCGCCCCCAGGTGGACGTGTTCGACATGGCCAGGCTGCGGCTCCAGGCTCCCGTCCGACGGCCGAACTCCAGAAACACGGAGCCCCGGAACCTGCAGAGAATCCACGACTCCCTTCAGCTCAAATGCACCG ACGCAGAGTCCAGGCTTGGCTTCAGAGAGGTTCCGAAGCAGGAGGAAGTGGGTGTGGCCGgcaggaggaggcggggctacAGCGATCTGCCTTTCAGCAGCCAGAGGTCTACAGTCCAGGACG ATTATTGTGACCTGTCCCCCCCACAGCAAAATGATTATCTG AGGAGTGTGATGGGGAGGTCTGCCAGAGGTTCTCTGCTGGCGTCAGAGAGCGCTTTCATTG ACCCTCTAGGTGAGGCCTTTCCAGAGCGCCGCACCCCAGAGCAGGAGAAAGCCCCCATGCTGTCAgccagggagaggaggaggctgtcCAAACGGCCACAGCACCCTCAG GATCGAGCCTCCTCCAGTCGGCCCTTTGGCCAACAGGACGACTACTCCGCCCTCACAGGTGACAGACAGGAAGCGGAGCCCCGTGGCGAGAGGGGGAGCCGGGACAGGTCAGGTCGTCTGATGTCCATCAGTCGCCGTAGCAACGCAGCGG gACCAGCGGATCTGTCCGACGCAGGCTCCTCCCCTCCCCGCTTTTCTCTTCACAGTCATAACCGCCGAGGCTCTGTGGAAACGCCCTCTACAGATATCTGGATGCGGCCGGGAACGTTGGACAAACTGAAATGTTTGGACCGACCATCGAGGAGGGAGCGGTTGGCAACGTAG